One Gossypium hirsutum isolate 1008001.06 chromosome A11, Gossypium_hirsutum_v2.1, whole genome shotgun sequence genomic window carries:
- the LOC121210009 gene encoding uncharacterized protein produces the protein MHVEKIRDAMKENAQRAKSMNAELYPRNLETFRVTKYIGCWSGIPPRFYGVDLRNRRCECGMFQTLRYPCAHVVAACATYNLNVEQYIDDVYTLECTLHIWSNEFPVLRDVSTWEVQPPAFKMLPYRSLRRRVKGRPTIMRIWNDMGIRKQVDPKRCTICRTIGHNRNKCPHGNVYTSQSSRSERN, from the coding sequence ATGCACGTCGAAAAAATCAGGGATGCCATGAAAGAGAATGCTCAAAGGGCTAAGTCGATGAATGCAGAACTATATCCTCGAAATTTAGAAACTTTTCGAGTGACAAAGTATATCGGCTGTTGGTCAGGGATCCCTCCACGGTTctacggagttgatctccgaAACAGGCGGTGTGAGTGCGGGATGTTCCAAACACTACGGTACCCGTGTGCACATGTGGTTGCAGCATGTGCTACATACAATTTGAATGTCGAACAATATATCGATGATGTGTACACACTTGAATGTACATTGCATATTTGGAGTAACGAGTTCCCCGTATTAAGGGATGTATCAACATGGGAGGTGCAACCGCCTGCGTTCAAGATGTTGCCATATCGGTCACTACGTAGGAGAGTCAAAGGTCGACCGACAATAATGAGGATTTGGAACGATATGGGTATAAGAAAACAAGTCGATCCAAAGCGTTGTACCATATGTAGAACAATTGGCCACAATCGGAACAAATGTCCCCATGGAAACGTCTACACTAGTCAATCTTCACGGTCTGAAAGAAATTAA
- the LOC107897257 gene encoding ABC transporter G family member 1, translating to MSSQNHHPEAAENYNLEIQSMVSGQVGSYNEAASFRIETEAGDGVFLTWTDLWVTVSGGTKGSRAILQGLTGYAEPGKVLAIMGPSGCGKSTLLDTLAGRLLSSRMHQTGEILINGRKETLAFGTSAYVTQDDTLMTTLTVREAVFYSAQLQLPDSMSISEKKERAEMTIREMGLQDSMDTRIGGWSTKGLSGGQKRRVSICIEILTWPELLFLDEPTSGLDSAASYHVMNRIVKLAHQHGRTIIASIHQPSSEVFELFHNLCLLSYGKTVYFGPVSMAEMLFATNGFPCPPLRNPSDHYLRTINKDFDEDIEQGIGSNSTEEIIDALVKSYKSSEICKQVQHNVLKISQQKRGPLEKKGSQASFITQSIVLTKRSFINMYRDLGYYWLRFAIYIALCLCVGTIFHDIGLTYGSIQARGSMLMFVAAFLTFMAIGGFPSFVEDMKIFGRERLNGHYGVGAFVIGNTISSIPYLCVISLIPGALAYYLVGLQKSFDHFMYFVILLFTSTMLVESIMMTVASVVPNYLMGIITGAGIQGIMILNGGFFRLPDDLPKPFWRYPMYYIAFHKYANQGFYKNEFEGLSFPGNQVGGPPTITGDEVLRSFWQVEMGYSKWIDLAILFGMVVVYRLMFWGIIITVEKIKPLIKDYMAAAAKKSSMILENPSSISSQLEML from the exons ATGTCATCTCAAAACCATCACCCTGAAGCAGCTGAGAATTACAACTTGGAGATTCAAAGCATGGTTTCTGGACAAGTCGGTTCCTATAATGAAGCGGCGTCTTTCAGGATTGAGACGGAAGCAGGTGATGGCGTTTTCTTGACATGGACTGATCTTTGGGTGACTGTTTCTGGGGGCACAAAGGGAAGCAGGGCGATCTTACAAGGGCTCACAGGATATGCTGAGCCAGGGAAGGTGTTAGCCATCATGGGACCTTCAGGGTGTGGCAAGTCAACCCTTCTTGATACACTGGCAG GAAGGCTACTAAGTTCGCGTATGCATCAAACAGGGGAGATCCTAATTAATGGTCGCAAGGAAACACTTGCTTTTGGAACTTCG GCTTATGTTACTCAAGATGATACTTTAATGACAACGCTTACAGTAAGGGAAGCTGTTTTCTACTCAGCACAGCTTCAGCTGCCTGATTCCATGTCAATatctgaaaagaaagaaagagctgAAATGACAATCAGAGAAATGGGGTTGCAAGATTCCATGGACACCAGAATCGGAGGGTGGAGCACCAAAGGACTTAGTGGTGGACAAAAGCGGAGAGTCAGCATTTGTATTGAGATCTTAACATGGCCCGAGCTTCTCTTTCTTGACGAGCCCACTAGTGGACTAGATAGTGCAGCATCCTACCATGTTATGAATCGGATTGTGAAACTAGCTCACCAACATGGAAGGACTATAATCGCATCCATTCATCAACCTAGTAGTGAAGTTTTTGAGCTCTTCCATAATCTTTGCCTACTTTCCTATGGCAAAACAGTCTATTTTGGTCCTGTTTCAATGGCAGAGATG CTTTTTGCTACAAATGGCTTCCCATGTCCACCTTTAAGGAACCCATCAGATCACTATCTTAGAACAATCAACAAAGACTTTGATGAA GACATAGAGCAAGGAATAGGAAGCAATAGCACAGAGGAAATCATTGACGCACTTGTTAAGTCTTACAAGTCATCAGAGATATGCAAGCAAGTTCAGCATAACGTATTAAAGATATCCCAACAA AAAAGAGGGCCTCTAGAGAAGAAGGGAAGTCAAGCCAGCTTTATTACCCAAAGCATTGTTCTTACAAAAAGATCTTTTATTAATATGTATCGTGATTTAGGCTACTACTGGCTTCGCTTTGCAATCTACATTGCATTATGTTTATGTGTTGGGACTATATTCCATGATATTGGCTTAACCTACGGCTCAATTCAG GCTAGAGGATCCATGCTCATGTTTGTTGCGGCATTCTTGACTTTCATGGCGATAGGAGGATTCCCTTCTTTTGTTGAAGACATGAAG ATATTTGGCCGAGAAAGACTAAATGGACATTATGGGGTTGGAGCATTTGTCATTGGAAACACAATTTCATCCATTCCTTACTTATGTGTTATCTCTTTAATCCCAGGAGCACTAGCCTATTACCTGGTTGGACTTCAAAAGAGTTTTGATCACTTTATGTACTTTGTCATATTGCTCTTCACTAGCACGATGCTGGTCGAGAGCATAATGATGACTGTTGCAAGCGTTGTGCCGAATTATCTCATGGGAATCATTACAGGGGCTGGTATTCAAGGGATAATGATTTTAAATGGCGGTTTCTTTCGGTTGCCAGACGACCTCCCTAAACCATTCTGGAGGTACCCCATGTACTACATCGCATTTCACAAGTATGCGAATCAAGGATTCTACAAGAATGAATTTGAAGGATTAAGTTTCCCCGGCAATCAAGTTGGGGGACCTCCCACCATTACTGGTGATGAAGTCTTGAGAAGCTTTTGGCAAGTTGAAATGGGATACTCTAAATGGATTGATCTTGCAATCTTGTTTGGCATGGTGGTTGTATACCGTCTCATGTTCTGGGGAATTATTATCACAGTTGAAAAGATTAAGCCTCTTATCAAAGATTATATGGCGGCCGCTGCTAAGAAATCAAGTATGATATTAGAAAACCCTTCCTCTATTTCTTCACAATTAGAAATGCTTTGA